A stretch of the Nerophis ophidion isolate RoL-2023_Sa unplaced genomic scaffold, RoL_Noph_v1.0 HiC_scaffold_45, whole genome shotgun sequence genome encodes the following:
- the LOC133546846 gene encoding zinc finger protein 567-like isoform X1: MCERTITKYEEELCLTKEEKERQHQLLDAVFKKHQVVLHRTDVQQPPHIKEEGEDPQPPHMKEEEEDPQPPHIKEEEEEVWMSQEGECPVGQEEADVSKFPLTVVSVKTEEHEDKPPESSQLHHSPNVQQVSAESHEEIPSKQQEWSSSVGQKKLEPTHIEEEEELWEQLPRLEEVNDEDDIKSEPDSIFAPLSDMDHMMSHSSDHSDHIQKPLKSKNDSEGDTRHHTNNKHFDCSECEKSFRHKSNFTVHMRTHTGEKPYTCPVSQPLAC; encoded by the exons atgtgcgaaagaactataacaaagtatgaggaggaactttgtcttacaaaagaggagaaggagcgacaacatcaactactggacgctgttttcaagaaacatcaagttgtgttacacagaacag acgtccagcagcctcctcacattaaagaggaaggggaggatccacagcccccccacatgaaagaggaagaagaggatccacagcccccccacattaaagaggaagaggaggaagtgtggatgagtcaggagggagagtgtcctgtagggcaggaggaggctgatgtcagcaagtttccactgactgttgtctctgtgaagactgaagagcatgaagacaaaccacctgagtcctcacagcttcatcacagtccaa acgtccagcaggtgtcagcagagagtcatgaagagattccctccaagcagcaggagtggagctccagtgtgggacagaagaaGCTCGAGCCCACTCAtatagaggaagaagaggaactgtgggagcagcttccaaggttggaggaggttaatgACGAAGatgatataaagtcagaaccagacagcatctttgctccactgtcagacatggaccacatgatgtcacactcttctgatcacagtgaccacatccaaaaacctttgaagagtaaaaatgactctgaaggtgatacgagacatcacactaacaacaaacactttgactgctctgaatgtgaaAAATCTTTTAGACATAAGAGTAattttacagtacacatgagaacacatactggagagaaaccttataCTTGCCCtgtgtcacaaccactggcttgttag